Proteins from a genomic interval of Fusarium oxysporum Fo47 chromosome I, complete sequence:
- a CDS encoding uncharacterized protein (expressed protein) — MMASSQQWRGSASSNQGSILARGAVKVMNTLANSVPSERSFSAISFIYTKARNRLMPMHADMQAFIFMNDRVLDRLKDQKYAHKKRWADLKEKDWLELEDLYLELFVNAQRKKVRMDDVMASTSGDFEWKGVLQSTGDILGVGTEVESEV, encoded by the coding sequence atgatggcttcaagccaGCAATGGCGTGGCAGTGCCTCCTCAAACCAGGGCTCGATTCTGGCTAGAGGAGCCGTGAAGGTAATGAACACGCTTGCGAACTCTGTGCCCTCAGAACGAAGTTTCTCTGCtattagttttatatacACGAAAGCTCGAAATCGCCTTATGCCCATGCACGCTGACATGCAGGCATTCATTTTTATGAATGACCGCGTATTAGATCGCCTTAAGGATCAGAAGTACGCCCATAAAAAGCGCTGGGCGGATCTTAAGGAGAAGGACTGGCTAGAACTCGAAGATTTATATCTCGAGTTATTTGTGAATGCGCAGCGTAAGAAGGTCAGGATGGATGATGTGATGGCCTCCACCAGTGGAGATTTCGAGTGGAAGGGTGTATTACAGTCGACGGGTGATATATTGGGGGTTGGCACTGAAGTGGAATCAGAGGTTTGA